The following proteins come from a genomic window of Coffea arabica cultivar ET-39 chromosome 11c, Coffea Arabica ET-39 HiFi, whole genome shotgun sequence:
- the LOC113716439 gene encoding protein DETOXIFICATION 12-like, translating to MEEGLLVKEREVKAERLTWGLIGQEMKRLCCVAGPMMAVTLCQFLLQVISLMMVGHLGELSLSSSAIAISLCAVTGFSLLSGMASALETLCGQAYGAQQYQKFGTHTYTAIFCLLIVCIPLSIVWMYLGKILALIGQDPLISHDAGIFATWLIPALFGYATLQPLVRYFQMQSLIFPMLISSCITISFHILICWVLVYNSGLENHGAALAMGISMWLNVIILGLYMSCSSSCEKTRAPISGEVLYGVKEFFRFAIPSAVMLCLEWWSYELLILSSGLLPNPQLETSVLSVCLNTIITLYAIPYGLAAAVSTRVSNELGAGNPEGARVSVIGVLLLAVTEVIIVDAVLFASRHVFGYVFSSDKDVVDYVTTMAPLVCLSILMDSLQGILSAVARGCGWQHIGAYVNLASFYLVGIPSALILGFVVKIRGKGLWIGILSGATVQSLLLFIVTMCTNWEKQAIKARERLFQEIVSAEDGLM from the exons ATGGAAGAAGGGTTGTTAGTGAAAGAGAGAGAAGTGAAGGCAGAAAGGCTAACATGGGGACTTATAGGCCAAGAAATGAAGAGACTTTGCTGCGTAGCAGGACCTATGATGGCTGTGACTCTATGCCAGTTCTTGCTTCAAGTCATATCTTTGATGATGGTTGGGCACTTGGGTGAACTTTCACTTTCTAGCTCCGCCATAGCCATTTCTCTTTGTGCTGTTACTGGCTTCAGTCTTCTT TCAGGGATGGCAAGTGCTCTCGAAACTCTATGTGGGCAAGCTTATGGAGCTCAGCAATATCAAAAGTTTGGAACCCATACGTATACTGCTATCTTTTGTCTCCTCATTGTTTGTATACCTCTCTCTATCGTCTGGATGTACCTGGGAAAAATTCTCGCTTTGATTGGACAAGATCCTCTGATTTCACATGACGCTGGAATATTTGCCACCTGGCTTATTCCAGCACTCTTTGGCTATGCAACTCTTCAACCACTTGTTCGGTACTTTCAAATGCAAAGTCTGATTTTTCCCATGCTCATAAGTTCCTGCATCACAATTTCTTTCCACATACTCATATGTTGGGTGCTTGTATACAATTCTGGATTAGAGAATCATGGAGCTGCATTAGCTATGGGTATTTCAATGTGGTTGAACGTAATTATTCTCGGTTTGTACATGAGCTGCTCTTCTTCCTGTGAAAAAACCCGTGCTCCAATTTCAGGGGAGGTGTTATATGGAGTGAAAGAATTTTTCCGATTTGCTATTCCTTCAGCTGTCATGTTATG CCTTGAATGGTGGTCATATGAGCTTCTGATTTTGTCATCAGGCCTTCTGCCAAACCCACAGCTTGAAACTTCTGTCCTCTCTGTATG CCTCAACACTATCATTACACTCTATGCAATACCATATGGACTTGCTGCAGCAGTAAG CACCAGAGTTTCGAATGAGCTAGGAGCAGGAAACCCAGAAGGTGCTCGAGTTTCTGTAATTGGTGTTTTGCTTCTTGCTGTCACAGAGGTGATAATTGTTGATGCAGTCCTCTTTGCTAGCCGGCATGTTTTTGGTTATGTTTTTAGCAGTGACAAAGATGTTGTGGATTACGTCACAACTATGGCTCCCTTGGTTTGTCTATCTATTCTAATGGATAGCTTACAAGGAATCCTTTCAG CTGTTGCAAGAGGATGTGGCTGGCAGCATATAGGAGCCTATGTCAATCTTGCATCATTTTATCTTGTTGGAATTCCTAGTGCTCTTATATTGGGTTTCGTGGTAAAGATAAGAGGGAAAGGTCTTTGGATCGGAATCCTATCCGGTGCTACCGTACAAAGTTTGCTGCTCTTTATTGTAACAATGTGCACAAATTGGGAGAAACAG GCAATAAAGGCACGAGAGAGGTTGTTCCAAGAAATTGTTTCAGCTGAAGATGGACTAATGTGA